A single region of the Streptomyces vilmorinianum genome encodes:
- a CDS encoding YczE/YyaS/YitT family protein has product MSITSGPRGRLAGRRLTRRLTQLYVGLALYGISAALLVRAGLGLAPWSVLDQGLAERTGLTIGVVSIIVGAVVLLLWIPIRQRPGFGTVSNVFVVGVAMDGTLALVPDVHGWAGRIALMILSIVLNGVATGLYIAARLGPGPRDGLMTGLHRRTGRSIRVVRTAIEIAVVATGFLLGGTVGVGTILYAVSIGPLAQFFLRHFAIPEQDAGSRVVASGTPAQAILRR; this is encoded by the coding sequence TTGTCCATCACCTCCGGCCCACGCGGTCGACTCGCCGGTCGTCGCCTCACGCGCCGCCTCACCCAGCTCTACGTCGGCCTCGCGCTCTACGGCATCAGCGCGGCGCTCCTGGTGCGCGCCGGGCTCGGTCTCGCACCGTGGAGCGTCCTCGACCAGGGTCTCGCCGAGCGGACCGGACTGACCATCGGTGTGGTGTCGATCATCGTCGGGGCGGTCGTGCTGCTGCTCTGGATCCCGATCCGGCAGCGGCCGGGGTTCGGCACGGTCTCGAACGTCTTCGTGGTCGGCGTGGCCATGGACGGCACCCTGGCACTGGTCCCGGACGTGCACGGCTGGGCCGGTCGGATCGCGCTCATGATCCTCAGCATCGTCCTCAACGGGGTCGCGACCGGTCTGTACATCGCGGCCAGGCTCGGCCCGGGGCCGCGCGACGGCCTGATGACGGGGCTGCACCGGCGCACGGGCCGCTCGATCCGGGTGGTCCGTACCGCGATCGAGATCGCCGTCGTCGCCACCGGCTTCCTGCTCGGCGGCACGGTCGGGGTCGGCACGATCCTGTACGCGGTGTCCATCGGGCCCCTCGCCCAGTTCTTCCTCCGCCACTTCGCCATCCCCGAGCAGGACGCGGGCAGCCGGGTCGTCGCCTCCGGGACACCGGCACAGGCCATACTGCGGCGGTGA
- a CDS encoding PLP-dependent aminotransferase family protein has translation MAQWTSAVGPAQLARQLQAQQPRPAGPGARKPPAYRALADGIRLLVLEGRVPVAARLPAERELAVALTVSRTTVAAAYEALRAEGFLESRRGAGSWTAVPAGNPLPARGLEPLPPESLGSMIDLGCAALPAPEPWLTRSVQGALEELPPYAHTHGDYPAGLPALRQMLADRYTARGIPTMPEQIMVTTGAMGAIDAICHLFAGRGERIAVESPSYANILQLMREAGARLVPVAMAEGLAGWDLNRWRQVLRDAAPRLAYVVADFHNPTGALADEDQRRQLVDAARSAGTVLVVDETMSELYLEDGLEMPRPVCAFDPAGATVLTVGSASKAFWAGMRIGWVRAAPDVIRSLVAARAYADLGTPVLEQLGVNWLMGTGGWEQAVAIRRTQARENRDALVAAVRAELPEWEFDVPRGGLTLWVRTGGLSGSRLAEVGERVGVRVPSGPRFGVDGAFEGYVRLPFTVGGPVAEEAAVRLAAAARLVESGAGTGNEQPRAFVA, from the coding sequence ATGGCTCAGTGGACTTCGGCGGTCGGGCCCGCTCAGCTGGCCCGGCAGCTCCAGGCGCAGCAGCCCCGTCCCGCGGGACCGGGCGCGCGCAAGCCGCCCGCCTATCGCGCGCTGGCCGACGGCATCCGCCTTCTCGTCCTGGAGGGCCGCGTGCCGGTCGCGGCCCGGCTGCCCGCCGAGCGCGAGCTCGCGGTCGCGCTGACCGTGAGCCGTACGACGGTGGCGGCCGCGTACGAGGCGCTGCGCGCCGAGGGGTTCCTCGAGTCGCGGCGCGGGGCCGGCAGCTGGACCGCCGTACCGGCCGGGAACCCGCTGCCCGCGCGAGGCCTCGAACCGCTGCCTCCGGAGTCGCTCGGCTCGATGATCGACCTCGGGTGCGCGGCGCTGCCCGCGCCCGAGCCGTGGCTGACCCGGAGCGTCCAGGGCGCCCTGGAGGAGCTGCCGCCGTACGCCCACACGCACGGGGACTACCCGGCAGGCCTGCCCGCCCTGCGGCAGATGCTCGCCGACCGGTACACCGCGCGGGGCATCCCGACGATGCCCGAACAGATCATGGTCACGACCGGTGCCATGGGCGCCATCGACGCCATCTGCCACCTCTTCGCGGGACGCGGCGAGCGGATCGCCGTCGAGTCGCCCTCGTACGCCAACATCCTCCAGCTCATGCGGGAGGCGGGCGCCCGCCTGGTGCCGGTGGCCATGGCCGAGGGGCTGGCCGGCTGGGACCTGAACCGCTGGCGCCAGGTCCTGCGGGACGCGGCGCCGCGCCTCGCGTACGTGGTCGCCGACTTCCACAACCCGACGGGCGCCCTGGCCGACGAGGACCAGCGGCGGCAGCTCGTGGACGCGGCCCGCTCGGCCGGCACGGTCCTCGTCGTCGACGAGACCATGTCCGAGCTGTACCTGGAGGACGGCCTGGAGATGCCCCGGCCGGTCTGTGCCTTCGACCCGGCGGGCGCGACGGTGCTCACGGTCGGCTCGGCGAGCAAGGCGTTCTGGGCGGGCATGCGGATCGGCTGGGTGCGGGCCGCGCCCGACGTGATCCGCTCGCTGGTCGCGGCCAGGGCGTACGCGGACCTCGGCACGCCGGTCCTGGAGCAGCTCGGCGTCAACTGGCTGATGGGGACCGGGGGCTGGGAGCAGGCGGTCGCCATCCGCCGCACCCAGGCGCGGGAGAACCGTGACGCGCTGGTCGCGGCGGTGCGGGCCGAGCTGCCGGAGTGGGAGTTCGACGTGCCGCGCGGCGGCCTGACGCTCTGGGTCCGCACGGGCGGCCTCTCGGGCTCGCGGCTGGCGGAGGTCGGCGAGCGCGTGGGCGTACGGGTGCCCTCGGGCCCGCGGTTCGGCGTGGACGGCGCGTTCGAGGGGTACGTCCGGCTGCCGTTCACCGTCGGCGGCCCGGTCGCCGAGGAGGCGGCGGTCCGCCTGGCGGCCGCGGCCCGCCTGGTGGAATCGGGCGCGGGCACGGGCAACGAACAACCCCGAGCCTTCGTGGCGTAG
- a CDS encoding ankyrin repeat domain-containing protein, giving the protein MSETPDPEVIELATKVFDLARTGDAEALAAYVDAGVPANLTNEKGDSLVMLAAYHGHADAVTALLARGADADRANDRGQTPLAGAVFKGEDAVVRALLAGGANPEAGTPSAVDTARMFGKAELLDLFDAR; this is encoded by the coding sequence ATGAGCGAGACTCCGGACCCCGAGGTCATCGAGCTGGCCACCAAGGTCTTCGACCTGGCACGCACGGGGGACGCCGAGGCGCTGGCCGCCTATGTCGACGCGGGCGTCCCGGCGAACCTCACCAACGAGAAGGGCGATTCCCTCGTCATGCTCGCCGCCTACCACGGGCACGCCGACGCGGTCACCGCCCTGCTGGCCCGTGGCGCCGACGCGGACCGCGCCAACGACCGGGGGCAGACCCCGCTGGCCGGCGCGGTCTTCAAGGGCGAGGACGCCGTCGTCCGCGCACTGCTCGCCGGTGGCGCAAATCCGGAAGCGGGGACTCCGTCTGCCGTGGATACTGCTCGGATGTTTGGGAAGGCAGAACTCCTGGACCTGTTCGACGCCCGGTGA
- a CDS encoding HEAT repeat domain-containing protein, whose protein sequence is MFDPVIAPSGTLLGLLQRGRGDGTLHALAAPRAEALTALNHCVLHDPRHDWQVENRSLYYARLYLDLHGGLEEIETHLFGVEDHFDTEENRTGLALAVLGHLASYGRRDALVLLRRYAATGTNWAWALDELALRDDDAGLRSLAAPVLARFPATPEGDAELASTVRDAFEPRPWRLWAEDQRDAVGARIRAAREQGSFDRWQRQMRPSGPRPGWSVQAVFDWAQEGLERGSVLHGPAARCLTAVAGPEDRPAIVEAARSGPDGARCAALHYLAEARDPAVLDLIEAAAGSDSRTVAEAAVAAFERMCGEAAVDRARGWVHRPDALGAAAAGVLAGRGGAQDAPLVLGALRETVRSEGPDATALYTLVDGAGRLGIACAAPVLRHVYRETASSQLRGRTARALAATDPTFPTGFAVECLWDCEETTREVAALHAETGDVRVAERLRRLAADPAEEAEVQTAVRNRIGPDLQV, encoded by the coding sequence ATGTTCGATCCAGTCATAGCGCCGAGCGGCACCCTGCTCGGCCTGCTGCAGAGGGGCCGCGGCGACGGCACCCTGCACGCGCTCGCCGCGCCACGCGCCGAGGCCCTCACGGCCCTGAACCACTGCGTTCTCCACGACCCCCGCCACGACTGGCAGGTCGAGAACCGCTCCCTCTACTACGCACGTCTCTACCTCGACCTGCACGGCGGGCTCGAGGAGATCGAGACGCACCTCTTCGGGGTCGAGGACCACTTCGACACCGAGGAGAACAGGACCGGGCTCGCGCTCGCCGTCCTCGGACACCTCGCCTCCTACGGCCGCCGGGACGCCCTGGTGCTGCTCCGGCGGTACGCCGCGACCGGCACCAACTGGGCCTGGGCGCTCGACGAGCTCGCCCTGCGCGACGACGACGCGGGACTGCGCTCGCTCGCAGCCCCGGTCCTCGCCCGCTTCCCGGCGACCCCGGAGGGCGACGCCGAGCTGGCGAGCACCGTACGGGACGCCTTCGAGCCCCGGCCGTGGCGGCTGTGGGCCGAGGATCAGCGGGACGCCGTCGGCGCCCGGATCAGGGCCGCCCGGGAACAGGGCTCCTTCGACCGCTGGCAGCGCCAGATGCGGCCGAGCGGACCCCGTCCCGGCTGGAGCGTCCAGGCGGTCTTCGACTGGGCCCAGGAGGGTCTGGAGCGCGGCTCCGTCCTGCACGGGCCCGCCGCCCGATGTCTGACCGCCGTCGCCGGACCCGAGGACCGGCCGGCCATCGTCGAGGCCGCCCGCAGCGGACCCGACGGGGCGCGCTGCGCCGCACTGCACTACCTCGCCGAGGCACGCGATCCCGCCGTCCTCGACCTCATCGAGGCCGCGGCCGGCAGTGACTCCCGTACCGTCGCCGAGGCCGCCGTCGCCGCGTTCGAGCGGATGTGCGGCGAGGCCGCCGTCGACCGCGCCCGCGGCTGGGTCCACCGGCCCGACGCGCTCGGCGCCGCCGCCGCGGGGGTCCTCGCCGGCCGGGGCGGCGCCCAGGACGCCCCGCTCGTGCTCGGCGCCCTGCGCGAGACCGTCCGGTCCGAAGGCCCCGACGCGACCGCCCTCTACACCCTTGTCGACGGCGCCGGGCGCCTCGGCATCGCCTGCGCGGCCCCGGTGCTGCGCCACGTCTACCGAGAGACCGCCTCCTCCCAGCTGCGCGGCCGGACGGCCCGCGCCCTCGCGGCCACCGACCCGACTTTTCCGACGGGCTTCGCCGTCGAATGCCTCTGGGACTGCGAGGAGACCACGCGCGAGGTCGCGGCGCTGCACGCCGAGACCGGGGACGTACGGGTCGCCGAGCGATTGCGCCGCCTGGCCGCCGACCCGGCCGAGGAGGCCGAGGTCCAGACGGCGGTACGCAACCGGATAGGGCCGGACCTGCAGGTCTGA
- a CDS encoding glycosyltransferase family 4 protein: MRVVIVTESFPPDVNGVAHCAQQTALHLVRRGHQPLVVAPAVAGPADAQGADAPCPVVRVPSLPLPGYPQVRVALPSRRLAAAVAAHRADLVHLASPFVLGVRGMAAATRLGLPAVAVYQTDLAGYARTYMGTGEGAAWRRLRAVHGAADRTLAPSTAAAHDLETHGIGRVRLWRRGVDTVRFRPGRRDEDLRRTLAPGGELLVGYIGRLAPEKRVELLSGVCALPGVRVVVVGDGPSEPALRAALPGAAFLGRRTGAELARIFASLDVFAHTGPYETFCQTVQEAMASGVPVVAPAAGGPLDLVDHRRTGLLVPPDDAEALRDAVASLAAAPALRAAYGRAGRTAVEGRTWEAVGDELIGHYLEVLRERTAVAA; the protein is encoded by the coding sequence ATGCGTGTCGTCATCGTCACCGAATCCTTTCCCCCCGACGTCAATGGTGTGGCGCACTGCGCCCAGCAGACCGCGCTCCATCTCGTCCGCCGCGGTCACCAGCCGCTCGTCGTCGCCCCGGCCGTCGCCGGACCCGCCGACGCGCAGGGCGCCGACGCCCCCTGCCCGGTCGTTCGCGTGCCCTCCCTGCCCCTGCCCGGCTATCCCCAGGTACGTGTCGCCCTGCCCAGCCGCCGCCTCGCCGCGGCCGTCGCCGCGCACCGGGCCGATCTCGTGCACCTGGCGAGCCCGTTCGTACTGGGCGTCCGCGGCATGGCGGCCGCGACCAGGCTCGGACTGCCCGCCGTCGCCGTCTACCAGACCGACCTCGCCGGCTACGCCCGCACCTACATGGGAACCGGCGAGGGCGCCGCCTGGCGCCGGCTGCGGGCCGTCCACGGCGCGGCCGACCGCACCCTCGCGCCGTCCACCGCCGCCGCGCACGACCTGGAGACGCACGGCATCGGCCGCGTACGGCTCTGGCGGCGCGGCGTCGACACCGTCCGCTTCCGCCCCGGACGGCGTGACGAGGACCTGCGCCGCACCCTCGCCCCCGGCGGCGAACTCCTCGTCGGCTACATCGGCCGCCTCGCCCCCGAGAAGCGCGTCGAACTGCTCTCCGGGGTGTGCGCCCTGCCCGGCGTACGGGTCGTGGTCGTCGGCGACGGCCCCAGCGAACCTGCCCTGCGCGCCGCCCTGCCCGGCGCCGCGTTCCTCGGCCGCCGCACCGGAGCGGAGCTCGCGCGGATCTTCGCCTCGCTGGACGTGTTCGCGCACACCGGCCCGTACGAGACCTTCTGCCAGACCGTGCAGGAGGCGATGGCGAGCGGTGTCCCCGTCGTCGCCCCGGCCGCCGGCGGACCGCTGGACCTCGTCGACCACCGGCGCACCGGTCTCCTCGTCCCGCCCGACGACGCCGAAGCCCTGCGGGACGCCGTGGCCTCCCTCGCCGCGGCACCGGCGCTGCGGGCCGCCTACGGACGGGCGGGCAGGACGGCGGTCGAGGGACGGACCTGGGAGGCCGTCGGCGACGAGCTGATCGGCCACTACCTGGAGGTGCTGCGCGAGCGGACGGCGGTGGCGGCATGA
- a CDS encoding glycosyltransferase has protein sequence MRGPAIPLRPLRIVRLANFVTPTSGGLRTALEQLGRGYRAAGHEPVLIVPGDVGSDQVTDQGRIITLPGPVLPGTGGYRVLADRRRVRQLLEELAPDRLEVSDRTTLRWTGEWARRARVPSVMVSHETADGVLRTWGVPQAAAARAADRLNRRTAWAYSRVVCTTEFAEREFVRIGARNVVRAPLGVDLRRWRPGRRSTVLRAKHADGQRVLLVMCSRLSVEKRPGTALDALAHVRAAGVRAGLVVAGDGPLRGALERRARDERLPVRFLGHVANREALADLQAAADICLAPGPAETFGLSALEALACGTPVVASASSALPEVLGDAGACAQDDPAAFAAAVRSLLARPEQARRAAARARAELFGWDRSIAAFLHAHDAAPTATTTATATRATALVPPQGVRP, from the coding sequence ATGAGAGGCCCCGCGATACCGCTTCGGCCGCTGCGCATCGTCCGGCTCGCCAACTTCGTCACCCCGACCTCGGGGGGCTTGCGCACCGCCCTGGAACAGCTCGGCCGCGGCTACCGCGCCGCGGGCCACGAGCCCGTCCTGATCGTCCCCGGTGACGTGGGGAGCGACCAGGTCACCGACCAGGGGCGGATCATCACCCTGCCCGGGCCCGTCCTGCCCGGGACCGGCGGCTACCGTGTCCTCGCCGACCGGCGCCGGGTGCGCCAGCTCCTGGAGGAGCTCGCCCCGGACCGGCTGGAGGTCTCCGACCGTACGACCCTGCGGTGGACGGGCGAGTGGGCACGGCGGGCCAGGGTGCCCTCGGTGATGGTCTCCCACGAGACCGCGGACGGCGTCCTGCGGACCTGGGGTGTGCCGCAGGCCGCCGCCGCCCGTGCGGCCGACCGGCTCAACCGCCGTACGGCATGGGCGTATTCGCGGGTCGTGTGCACGACGGAGTTCGCGGAGCGGGAGTTCGTACGGATCGGGGCCCGCAATGTCGTCCGGGCCCCGCTCGGCGTGGACCTGCGGCGGTGGCGGCCCGGGCGGCGCAGCACCGTCCTGCGGGCCAAGCACGCGGACGGCCAACGGGTGCTGCTGGTGATGTGCTCGCGGCTCTCCGTGGAGAAGCGGCCCGGAACGGCCCTGGACGCGCTCGCCCACGTGCGGGCAGCAGGGGTCCGGGCCGGGCTCGTCGTGGCCGGCGACGGGCCGCTGCGGGGCGCGCTGGAACGGCGGGCACGCGACGAGCGGCTGCCGGTGCGGTTCCTGGGGCATGTCGCGAACCGCGAGGCCCTGGCCGACCTCCAGGCCGCCGCCGACATCTGCCTGGCCCCGGGCCCGGCGGAGACCTTCGGCCTCTCGGCGCTCGAAGCCCTCGCCTGTGGCACACCCGTCGTCGCCAGCGCCTCCTCCGCCCTGCCCGAGGTCCTCGGGGACGCCGGCGCCTGCGCCCAGGACGACCCGGCCGCCTTCGCCGCGGCCGTCCGCTCCCTGCTCGCCCGCCCGGAACAGGCCCGTCGCGCGGCGGCACGCGCGCGTGCCGAACTCTTCGGCTGGGACCGCTCGATCGCCGCGTTCCTCCACGCCCACGACGCGGCGCCGACCGCGACCACCACCGCGACCGCGACCCGGGCCACGGCCCTGGTCCCGCCCCAGGGGGTCCGCCCATGA
- a CDS encoding SGNH/GDSL hydrolase family protein — protein MAPLRFAVLGDSLSEGVGDRVDGAWRGWAALLAEGLGSPRQPVEFRNLAVSGAQSREVAEQQAPQALAFRPDLASVVVGVNDTLRHTFDIEQLARRLDRVCADLTASGAVLLTACLPDPGRMLGLPAPLARPLARRQKAVNALVHALSARYGAVHLHLADALWTDDRSLWSADRLHPGERGHRAIAARFHALLAARGLAHGAPPSPEPEQPPPTRTEALLWLATAGTGWVARRCHDLLPQLLRLAGAELRHWADGTAARLDRRAEHALSAALAAVSLDAAVATMGE, from the coding sequence GTGGCGCCGCTCCGCTTCGCCGTCCTCGGGGACTCGCTCAGCGAGGGCGTCGGGGACCGCGTCGACGGTGCCTGGCGCGGCTGGGCCGCGCTGCTGGCCGAGGGGCTCGGGAGTCCGCGGCAGCCGGTCGAGTTCCGGAACCTCGCCGTGAGCGGGGCCCAGAGCCGGGAGGTCGCCGAGCAGCAGGCCCCCCAGGCGCTCGCGTTCCGCCCCGACCTCGCCTCCGTCGTCGTCGGCGTCAACGACACCCTGCGCCACACTTTCGACATCGAGCAGCTCGCCCGCCGTCTCGACCGGGTCTGCGCGGACCTCACCGCGAGCGGAGCCGTACTCCTCACCGCCTGTCTGCCCGACCCGGGCCGCATGCTCGGCCTCCCCGCGCCCCTCGCCCGCCCGCTCGCCCGGCGCCAGAAGGCCGTCAACGCCCTCGTCCACGCGCTCTCCGCCCGCTACGGGGCCGTCCATCTCCACCTCGCCGACGCGCTCTGGACGGACGACCGCTCGCTGTGGAGCGCCGACCGGCTCCACCCCGGTGAGCGCGGCCACCGCGCCATCGCCGCGCGCTTCCACGCCCTCCTGGCCGCCCGTGGCCTCGCCCACGGCGCGCCGCCCTCGCCCGAACCCGAGCAACCCCCGCCCACCCGCACGGAGGCGCTGCTCTGGCTCGCCACCGCCGGTACCGGCTGGGTCGCCCGGCGCTGCCACGACCTGCTGCCCCAGCTGCTGCGGCTGGCGGGCGCCGAGCTGCGGCACTGGGCGGACGGCACCGCCGCCCGGCTCGACCGGCGGGCCGAACACGCCCTGTCCGCCGCGCTCGCGGCGGTGTCGCTGGACGCGGCGGTGGCCACAATGGGGGAATGA
- a CDS encoding hydantoinase B/oxoprolinase family protein: MTGRWEFWIDRGGTFTDIVGRRPDGRLVTRKLLSHDPARPHDAAVAGIRLLLGLGPDESVPADLIDVVKMGTTVATNALLERRGEPTVLLVTEGFRDALRIAYQNRPRLFDRHIVLPEAVYERVIEVPERVDAHGDVVRPLDEDAVTGELRAAHRDGYRSAAVVLMHGYRHPAHETRIAEHARALGFTQVSCSHEVSPLIKLVPRGDTTVVDAYLSPILRRYVDEVARELAGIRLMFMQSNGGLREAAHFRGKDAVLSGPAGGVVGMARTSGQAGFDRVIGFDMGGTSTDVSHYAGEFERELGTQVAGVRMRAPMMNIHTVAAGGGSVLHYDGQRYRVGPDSAGAVPGPACYRRGGPLTVTDANVMLGRVQPDHFPAVFGPDGDQPLDDAVVRQKFTALAQEIGGGRTPEEVAAGFLEIAVLNMANAVKKISVQRGHDITRYALTSFGGAGGQHACAVADALGVDTVLVPPLAGVLSAYGIGLADATAMREQSVEAELDTPGTHARVTELCAELAERTRGELRADGLPDSAITTHARVLLRYAGTDANLQVDLASAEEMSEAFTAVHRTRYAFTMDRPLVVEAVSVEAVGLAGPHGPAEVEAGTRTGALTPRATVRMHSGGTAEDTPLYRREDLRPGDTVTGPAILAEADATTVVDPGWRATAGDGGHLLLDRASPRPARVAVGTDVDPVLLEVFNNLFMAIAEQMGVRLENTAHSVNIKERLDFSCALFDPEGNLIANAPHIPVHLGSMGESIKEVLRRGGDSLRPGDVYAINDPYHGGTHLPDVTVVTPVFDDAGDELLFLVASRGHHAEIGGITPGSMPAFSRTVHEEGVLFDNWLLVRDGRLREKETRELLTGAQYPSRDPDTNLADLRAQIAANEKGIEELRKMVDQFGLDVVHAYMRHVRANAEESVRRIVAGLRDGSYRYETDGGAVIQVAVRVDREQRAAVLDFTGTSPEQPGNANAPTSVVMAAVLYVFRTLVDDDIPLNSGCLEPLEVRVPPGSMLAPAYPAATVAGNVETSQAVTGALYAALGVQAEGSGTMNNLTFGNARVQYYETVASGSGAGEDFDGADAVQTHMTNSRLTDPEILEWRHPVRVDSFAVRTGSGGRGRRHGGDGVERRIRFLEPMTVTLLTGHRRIPPYGMAGGQPGALGENLVERADGTVEHLGGVDTTEVGPGDVLVLRTPGGGGYGAAARA, from the coding sequence ATGACCGGGCGCTGGGAGTTCTGGATCGACCGAGGCGGCACCTTCACCGACATCGTGGGCCGGCGGCCCGACGGGCGGCTCGTCACCCGCAAGCTGCTCTCGCACGACCCGGCCCGCCCGCACGACGCGGCCGTGGCCGGGATCCGCCTCCTCCTCGGTCTCGGTCCCGACGAGTCGGTCCCCGCCGACCTGATCGACGTCGTCAAGATGGGCACCACCGTCGCCACCAACGCCCTCCTGGAGCGGCGCGGCGAGCCGACCGTCCTCCTGGTCACCGAGGGCTTCCGCGACGCCCTGCGCATCGCCTACCAGAACCGGCCCCGGCTCTTCGACCGCCACATCGTGCTCCCCGAGGCCGTCTACGAGCGGGTGATCGAGGTCCCCGAGCGGGTCGACGCGCACGGCGACGTGGTGCGGCCGCTCGACGAGGACGCCGTCACCGGGGAGTTGCGGGCGGCCCACCGCGACGGCTACCGCTCCGCCGCCGTCGTCCTCATGCACGGCTACCGCCATCCCGCCCACGAGACCCGGATCGCCGAGCACGCCCGCGCGCTCGGCTTCACCCAGGTCAGCTGCTCCCACGAGGTCAGCCCGCTCATCAAGCTCGTGCCCCGCGGCGACACCACCGTCGTCGACGCCTACCTCTCCCCGATCCTGCGCCGCTACGTCGACGAGGTGGCGCGCGAACTCGCCGGGATCAGGCTGATGTTCATGCAGTCCAACGGGGGCCTGCGCGAGGCCGCGCACTTCCGCGGCAAGGACGCCGTCCTGTCCGGTCCGGCCGGCGGCGTCGTCGGGATGGCCCGTACCTCGGGACAGGCGGGATTCGACCGGGTCATCGGCTTCGACATGGGCGGCACCTCCACCGATGTGTCGCACTACGCGGGCGAGTTCGAGCGTGAACTCGGTACACAGGTCGCCGGTGTACGGATGCGCGCCCCGATGATGAACATCCACACCGTCGCCGCGGGCGGCGGATCCGTCCTCCACTACGACGGCCAGCGCTACCGCGTCGGCCCCGACTCCGCGGGCGCCGTCCCCGGCCCCGCCTGCTACCGCCGCGGCGGACCGCTGACCGTCACCGACGCCAATGTGATGCTCGGCCGAGTCCAGCCGGACCACTTCCCCGCCGTCTTCGGTCCGGACGGCGACCAGCCGCTCGACGACGCCGTCGTACGCCAGAAGTTCACCGCCCTCGCCCAGGAGATCGGCGGCGGCCGCACCCCCGAGGAGGTGGCCGCCGGCTTCCTGGAGATCGCCGTCCTCAACATGGCCAACGCGGTCAAGAAGATCTCCGTCCAGCGCGGCCACGACATCACCCGCTACGCCCTCACCAGCTTCGGCGGCGCCGGCGGCCAGCACGCCTGCGCCGTCGCCGACGCGCTGGGCGTCGACACCGTCCTCGTACCGCCGCTGGCCGGTGTGCTCTCCGCGTACGGCATCGGCCTCGCCGACGCCACCGCCATGCGGGAGCAGTCGGTGGAGGCGGAGCTCGACACCCCGGGGACCCACGCGCGCGTGACGGAACTCTGTGCCGAACTCGCCGAGCGCACCAGGGGAGAACTGCGCGCCGACGGACTGCCCGACTCCGCGATCACCACCCACGCGCGCGTGCTCCTGCGCTACGCCGGCACGGACGCGAACCTCCAGGTCGACCTGGCCTCCGCCGAGGAGATGAGCGAGGCGTTCACCGCCGTCCACCGCACCCGGTACGCATTCACCATGGACCGGCCGCTCGTCGTCGAGGCCGTCTCCGTGGAGGCCGTGGGCCTCGCCGGACCCCACGGGCCCGCGGAGGTCGAGGCGGGGACACGGACGGGCGCCCTCACCCCCCGGGCGACGGTACGGATGCACAGCGGCGGCACGGCCGAGGACACCCCGCTGTACCGCCGCGAGGATCTGCGGCCCGGCGACACCGTCACCGGGCCCGCGATCCTCGCCGAGGCGGACGCCACGACCGTCGTCGACCCCGGCTGGCGGGCGACCGCGGGCGACGGCGGACACCTGCTCCTGGACCGCGCCTCGCCCCGCCCCGCGCGCGTGGCGGTCGGCACCGACGTCGACCCCGTTCTCCTGGAGGTCTTCAACAACCTCTTCATGGCGATCGCCGAGCAGATGGGCGTGCGCCTGGAGAACACCGCCCACTCCGTCAACATCAAGGAGCGGCTCGACTTCTCCTGCGCCCTGTTCGACCCCGAGGGCAACCTCATCGCCAACGCACCCCACATCCCCGTCCACCTCGGCTCCATGGGCGAGTCCATCAAGGAGGTGCTGCGGCGCGGCGGGGACAGCCTGCGCCCCGGTGACGTCTACGCGATCAACGACCCGTACCACGGCGGCACCCACCTCCCGGATGTCACGGTGGTGACACCGGTCTTCGACGACGCGGGCGACGAACTGCTGTTCCTCGTCGCCTCGCGCGGCCATCACGCGGAGATCGGCGGCATCACACCCGGTTCCATGCCCGCCTTCAGCCGGACCGTCCACGAGGAGGGCGTCCTGTTCGACAACTGGCTGCTCGTACGGGACGGGCGGCTGCGCGAGAAGGAGACACGGGAGCTGCTGACCGGGGCGCAGTACCCCTCCCGCGACCCCGACACCAACCTCGCCGACCTGCGCGCCCAGATCGCCGCCAACGAGAAGGGCATCGAGGAACTGCGCAAGATGGTCGACCAGTTCGGCCTCGACGTGGTGCACGCCTACATGCGGCACGTGCGCGCCAACGCGGAGGAGTCCGTACGGCGGATCGTCGCCGGCCTCAGGGACGGCTCGTACCGCTACGAGACCGACGGCGGAGCGGTCATCCAGGTGGCGGTCCGCGTCGACCGCGAACAGCGCGCCGCGGTCCTCGACTTCACCGGTACGTCCCCCGAGCAGCCCGGCAACGCCAACGCGCCCACCTCCGTCGTGATGGCCGCCGTCCTGTACGTCTTCCGCACCCTCGTCGACGACGACATCCCCCTCAACAGCGGCTGCCTGGAGCCCCTGGAGGTGCGCGTGCCGCCCGGCTCCATGCTCGCGCCCGCCTACCCGGCCGCGACCGTCGCCGGGAACGTGGAGACCTCCCAGGCCGTCACGGGCGCCCTGTACGCCGCCCTCGGCGTCCAGGCCGAGGGCTCGGGCACGATGAACAACCTGACCTTCGGCAACGCGCGCGTGCAGTACTACGAGACGGTGGCCAGCGGGTCCGGCGCCGGCGAGGACTTCGACGGGGCCGATGCCGTCCAGACCCACATGACCAACTCCCGGCTCACCGACCCCGAGATCCTGGAGTGGCGCCACCCCGTCCGCGTGGACTCCTTCGCCGTCCGCACGGGCAGCGGCGGGCGCGGCCGCCGGCACGGCGGAGACGGCGTCGAACGCCGCATCCGTTTTCTGGAGCCGATGACCGTGACCCTGCTGACCGGCCACCGCCGGATCCCGCCCTACGGCATGGCCGGCGGGCAGCCGGGAGCGCTCGGGGAGAACCTGGTCGAACGCGCCGACGGCACGGTCGAGCACCTCGGCGGAGTCGACACGACCGAGGTCGGGCCGGGCGACGTCCTCGTCCTGCGCACCCCGGGCGGCGGAGGCTACGGCGCCGCCGCCCGGGCGTGA